One window of Triticum dicoccoides isolate Atlit2015 ecotype Zavitan chromosome 5A, WEW_v2.0, whole genome shotgun sequence genomic DNA carries:
- the LOC119297824 gene encoding putrescine hydroxycinnamoyltransferase 3-like — translation MEVKVLSSKLVKPAYTAGEAPTRATEYIPLSIFDKVTFEMQMAIIYAFAPPAPTTASIEKGLAMVLAQYRAFAGQLGESPDGTPSVILNDRGARLVEATVDADLVDIAPSKPTPELLKLHPDLEAEHQEVVLLQLTRFRCGSLAVGFTSNHVVADGHATSNFLVAWGRATRGLPMGLPPVHHHAELFKPRSSPRVEHDHRNREYYMPSPTDVVGHHGDAADNIVIHKAHFTKHFIAGLRAKASEGRGRPFSRFETILAHLWRTMTRARDLSPEETSKIRLSVDGRHRLGQPAEHFGNMVLWAFPRSTVGDLLNRPLKHAAQVIHDEVARVDGAYFQSFVDFATSGAAEKEGLARSAVCKDAHCPDVEVDSWLTFPFYELDFGTGSPSYFMPAYFPTEGMLFLAPSNFGDGSVDAFVPLFQDNLQAFIECCYSME, via the coding sequence ATGGAGGTCAAGGTGTTGAGCTCCAAGCTCGTCAAGCCTGCCTACACTGCCGGCGAAGCGCCGACGCGGGCCACCGAGTACATTCCACTGTCCATCTTCGACAAGGTGACGTTCGAGATGCAGATGGCCATCATCTACGCCTTCGCGCCGCCCGCGCCCACCACCGCCTCCATCGAGAAGGGCCTTGCCATGGTCCTCGCCCAGTACCGCGCCTTCGCCGGGCAGCTCGGCGAGTCCCCCGACGGCACGCCGTCCGTCATCCTCAACGACCGTGGGGCGCGCCTGGTTGAGGCGACCGTGGACGCCGACCTCGTCGACATTGCGCCCTCGAAGCCCACGCCGGAGCTTCTGAAGCTGCATCCTGACCTGGAGGCGGAGCACCAGGAGGTGGTGCTGCTGCAGCTGACAAGGTTCCGGTGCGGCTCGCTCGCTGTAGGGTTCACGTCCAACCACGTCGTCGCCGACGGCCACGCCACCAGCAACTTTCTCGTGGCCTGGGGCCGCGCCACCAGGGGGCTCCCCATGGGTCTCCCGCCAGTGCACCACCACGCGGAGCTATTCAAGCCACGCTCGTCGCCTCGCGTGGAGCACGACCACCGCAACAGGGAGTACTACATGCCGTCGCCCACCGACGTGGTCGGTCACCACGGCGATGCCGCCGACAACATCGTCATCCACAAGGCGCACTTCACCAAGCACTTCATCGCCGGTCTGCGCGCCAAGGCGTCAGAGGGGCGCGGCCGGCCGTTCAGCCGGTTCGAAACCATCCTCGCCCACCTGTGGCGCACCATGACGCGCGCGCGCGACCTGAGCCCCGAAGAGACCTCCAAGATCCGGCTGTCCGTGGACGGGCGGCACCGGCTCGGCCAGCCGGCGGAGCACTTCGGCAACATGGTGCTCTGGGCGTTCCCGCGGTCCACGGTGGGCGACCTCCTGAACCGGCCGCTGAAGCACGCCGCACAGGTGATCCACGACGAGGTGGCGAGGGTGGACGGCGCCTACTTCCAATCTTTCGTCGACTTCGCCACCTCCGGCGCCGCCGAGAAGGAGGGGCTGGCGCGGAGCGCCGTCTGCAAGGACGCGCACTGTCCGGACGTGGAGGTGGACAGCTGGCTGACGTTCCCGTTCTACGAGCTGGACTTCGGCACGGGGAGCCCGAGCTACTTCATGCCGGCCTACTTCCCCACGGAGGGGATGCTTTTCCTCGCGCCGTCCAACTTCGGCGACGGCAGCGTCGATGCCTTCGTACCCCTATTCCAAGATAACCTTCAAGCGTTCATAGAATGCTGCTACTCCATGGAGTAG